TTATGGGTACGGCGGCTGGACTGGCGGTGCCGCAGGGCGAACAGGAAGCTTAAGAATGTAGCCTCAGCATTGCATGGATCTTGTGCGATGGACAGTGCTGAGACTACAGGCGGCTTTCCGTGCGGATCGTCAATACAATGCCTTTAAAACTATAAAATCTTATTATATTGACGATACGAGCCCAGCGGCCAGCAGGCCGCCCGAAACGATTCAGGCTGCGATGGATCTTGTACTCTATGAAGAATTGAATAGTGTACAAGAGACAGGAAAGCAGCCGTGTGGCGGTGCTCAGTCTGACTGCATATAGCGTGACAAAGACGCTCCTGTAATCAGGAGTGTCTGTTACTCGACGCAAGGAGAGTATGGCGCGATATATGCCGAAGACTGTCCCACCGCCACGCCGCTTAACCTGCTTTTTAATCGTGGTTCTTCTTTTTGCAGACAGTTCTGCTTCTTTGCGAAGACGAGATGTTTTTTATACGTCATCTGGTTTAAAGCCGATTTGTTTTCTTGGTGGATTCGGTTGTTCTAGTAGCTCATTTAATGCAGTAAATATAATTTGAATATCACCACTGTTATTTACAACTTGCTTTTCTAATTGCTCTAATTTTAATAGGATATCCTTGTGAGTCAGAACCATTTCTCTTAATCTTGTAAAAACTCTTACGATTTGTATGTTTACTTCAATAGCTCGTTCACTGTTGAGGACACTTGCAAGCATTACAACACCGTATTCTGTAAATGCATAAGGTAAATTTGGAGAATATTTTAAATTATTGAGGTGGTCGCAATTTGCGACTACCTCTGATTTCTCAATACCTGTTAATTGAAACATAAAATCTTCAGGGAAGCGTGTATGATTTCTCTTTACTTGTTCATTCAACCTCTTTGTTGTTACTCCATATAATTCTGCAATGTCTTTATCGATCATTACTTTTTTCCCTCTTATCAGTAAGATCTTACTTTCAACTATTCTATCTGGAATGCTTGGTTTTTTGTCATATTATTTTCAATTTACAAAGATAATGGTTTGATATTATATTTTTGCCTATTGTAACACCTTCCCGCCTATTGAAGGGGATGTATTTTGCTAATACTAACTTTCAATTCCTCTAATCCACTTTGCTTATATTCTTCCGTACATTTTTTTTGTAATTGATGATGCGATTGATTTGTCCTGGTGATGATGCTTGTCCTTTTTTATTTTCGAATAAATATATTTGTTCCTGATGTTCTCTGATATAATCACTGATCAACAATATTTGATTTGCTTTTAAAGCCAATGTCCTTGCATTATTCTTTTTGCTTCCGCCTATATGTACATTGGCTTCTATGAGATTTATATCGGTGATTTTTAGATTCACCAGTTCCCTCACCGTTAATGCCTGATAGATTAATAATCCAATGATGATCTCATCTCTGGTTTGATTCTTTTTATCATTGGATCGATGTTCTTTTAATAAGTTTTCTAATTGTTCTGTAGTGTATAAATTCTCTATCTCTATGCTTCGGTTGATTTGATCTCGTAGATATAACTTCTCACATGGATGATCTTTTCTGACTTCCATTTCTACTAAGTACCGATAGTATATTTTTATAGCAAAAAGGTGATTTCGCAAACTCTTTGGATGAAGATTACTCTTTCTTAGATAACTCACATATCCCATTATGTCATGATAGTTCGCTCTTTGAGCTTTACTTTGCATATACGCCCTATATTTATTAATCATATTCTCATAGCCTTTTGTTGATGATGCGCTGTAATGTTCATTTAAATATTCTAGTATTTTTATCATATATCGTCGATCATTTTTTTGATTTGCCTTTGTTGGATATGCGTATATATTTCTGTAGTCTCCATCTGATCATGTCCTAAAAACTGTCTCACTTGTTGTAATGGCATTCCTCCTTCTAATAAATGACTTGCTATGCTGTGCCTAAGATTGTGTATGCTGATTGTTTTGTTTTTAATTCGCTCATTTGCTGTTCTGTGGATGATCATTTTTAGAATCCTATTATAGGTGTCTTTTTGCATTCTTCTACCTCTCTGATTGAGTATAAAACTTTGACTCTCTTTCGTGTTCTCATAGATTCTAACTTCATTTAAATAATCATCGAGATCCTTGATAACTCCTGGCGATAATGGCATTACTCTGCGTTTATTATTCTTACCTCTAGGTACTATTAGAACACCCTCTTTGATCTTGATGTCATCCATATTACATTGTACCATTTCGGATACTCTTAGTCCACACCCATAAGCTAAACTTAATATCGCCCGCTCTAATAAACTTTCGGTATGGGTATATAATTCTATAATTTCCGACTGACTCAATATCGCTCGATCTGTCTTATGTTTGGGATAGGGTATTTTAATGGTGCTTACTGGATTTATTTCTATCTCTCCATATTGAAGCCGCATATTAAAATAGGATTCTACAACACTCATGTATTCATGAATGGTTTTTGGATTAAGTATAGATCCATTTCGCTTATTGGGCCTATTACATATGTAGTTGTAATATGTCCTTATGTTTTCCTCTGTGATTTCTTCAACTTGTTCTATCCCTCGTATCTGTTGTTGTTCGAAGAATTCTGCCAATTGATTGCATTTGATTCTTACACCATGTGCATTATATCCCAGAGTATTCAGATGATTTTTGTATTTTTCTATCTGTTCTTGATAATATTTTACCTTAAGCCAATTCATATTTTTTTATACCCCCTTGTTCCTTTTTTGCGAACACCGAACACCAGCCCTTTTTTGACATAAAACGCCCTGTTTATCGATACCCTGGTGTTCGGTCTGGCGTTCGGTCGATACCGAACACCAGAGGGTGTTCTCTATATTTAAAGATTTTGTAATTGTGTATTAAGACTGTCTTTGATCCTCGTCCTTATGCCTTGCATATTGTCCCAGTACGCTATCTGATACGTAAATCCTCGATTGGCAAAGCCTCTTTGTTTCAAATATTCCAGTTGCACCAATTTATTGATATAAAAATGTTGCTGTGTCTTCTTGATACCTGTGGCATTCATGATTTCGAATCTGTTAAACTCATAACTTATTTCTCCATTGACAGAGCCCTTGTTTTTCTCCTTTACAAAAGATTTGAGCTTTTCAAAAAACTGTCTCAAGCTTCCATCCAGTTCATCTACTTTAAGAATTATACTTTCGAATAATATTTCACAGGCTATTTGCAAATCTTCTTTCTCTGTGATCAATCTTCCTTGGTTGTCTTGTTTGCGTTGATATTGATTGATGATCGTTATTTGCTTGACAATACTCTGATACATTTCATTGAGTCGTCTGATCTTATGGGCATCATCTGGAAGATGGATTTTGTTTGCGTAGGGATTGATAATTTTGTAGGGCTTTAATAATCGTATGCAGTTTTGTAAGAATAAATTTGTTTTTTCTTCTTCGCGCTCGTTGATTTGTCCGGCATATTTTTGGTTTTGATAGTTGATGATTCTCTGTGTTTGTTCTCGGCTCTCGTCAACGGCGATTACAAAGCTCCTGCTAATATTATCTTCGTAATAATCACCTCGTGTCGTGCAGGCTATACTCGCTATAGGTCCTCTTACCGTTCGTTCTGTACTGCGGATATTTCCATCATCAAATTTCTGACTCGTACTGCTGATTAATATATCATTGCTCATCAGTTCTCTTAATGCTAGTAACGCTTCTTCTTTCAATCCGTCGATATCTTCGAAGCATAAGAATCTATTCACCAAATCATATTCTCCATAATTATAAAAGCTGCTTTCTGTCACTCGTGTGAATCGCTTCACATCTTCTTGTGGAATAAGATTTCCTATGATTTTTAATAGTCTGGTTTTGCCGCTTCCGGAGCTTCCTTGAATTAAAGCATGCAACGTCTCTTTCATCTTATAACTCGTAGCAATTACAAACAATAATATTCGGGTGTTCTCTTCACCAATTACACCGCATTGACCTATAAGTTTGTTGATGTTTGTTAAACAATTTGTTTGCTTTAGGAATTCGATACAGGCTTTAGTATTAATCTCATTGACCTGTGTTTTTATTCTTTCTGTACCATTCTTTGGTGTCGTTGTATTTCTATAATGTTCTAGTAATTTAGTGAGTATCATAAGGTCTCTTTGAATCTTCTCTTTTGTCACATGCAATACCTCCGCAGCAGCTTCTGCCGTGGTTTGGATTTGTTTGTATTCATATAGATCTAACTTTGATCTGTAGTCGATTCCTTCTTTAATATTTATAATTTGTAAGCTTATTTTTAGGCTATCGAGTAGTGGTTTGATACTGCCTTTGATCTCATATCGCATTCCTACTGATTCATAGCTTATATTGTTTGGGTTCTCGGTATTTAGATTTTCACTTTTGGCATAGTCATCAGTCGTCAGTCGCAAGTCATCAGATTTTTTTCAATTGAAATTTCTTCAGTTGAAAATAAAAGCTCTTGAACTTTACCTTCGCAATTGATTGGTTTTCGTTGCTCTATTAAATGTTGCAATACCTCTAATTTGGAATGACTAACTAATAAGCTATTTACATCTTCGCCGTCTGGAGTATTTACTATACTGATCTTAATATTAGCAAGCATTTCTTTAATTACAATCGCATATTTATTTACTGCCACCTTTCCGCTTTCGTCTCCATCAAAAAAAGAAAATTACTTCCTCCAGTTCTTTAAGATTTCTAATCGCTTCCTGATGTTCTTCCGTCAATCCATTCGTCCCATATGCAGCCACAATACTATACTGTTGTGTGATTGCAGCATTTTGTAACAGAGTGGCAGCATCAATGATCGCTTCTGTAATAATCAGTCCCTTTGTATTTTGATGAGGGTAGTGCGGATATAATCCGCTTCTATCTTTTAAATAATAGTGTTTACTTTCCTTATCGTTTATTGTACTGCGGAAGTATAATCCTGCAACCTGATTTTGTGAATTCTTCAGTGCAAACACAATGCAATTCTTTGCAAATATCTGATAGTTGCCTCTCGATGCATCTTCAGTCAATAATCCAACCTTGACTAAACTCTTAATCAATTCTTTGTTATCTCGATTCGTATAATGGAACTGTCCTGCATTATAGCCTACTTCGATTTGATTCGGATCCAAGTTTCTGCTTTTTAGGTATTCCAGTGCAGGGACGCTGCTGTTTAATCCATTTTTGAAGTAGATAAATATCTTTGTTAGCACATCAGTCCGGATAAATTCTTCACTCGGCTTTACTTGTTCATCAACCATTATCAATTGACCATTAATCATTGTTTTGGCCTTTTCTATTGCTTCGTGTTTGGTGATAGATTCCTTATACATAATAAAGTCTATCACATCCAGACTCTTCCCATGCGTCCTACAATTACTACTAAAACAATACGCTGTATTCGTCTTCGTATAGATCTGCATGCTCGGTGTCTTGTCATCATGGAATGGACATCTCATTCTTTGGTTCTTATCTGCCTCCATACCGTAATGGTCTAGGATTAGACCTATCGAAATCTGGGTCTTTATGTCTTGGATCTCCATTGGAAAAAATATTTTAATTTTCTTTCTTGGTCATTTCTGACCCAAATGTATAAGATCTGACTTGATTCACAAAACTATTTATGACTTTTTTTATTCACATTTGAACAGTATCTTTGTAACATCACCATAATATTGGTGTTTTTACGTCATAAATGACTAATTATGAGCAGTTTTGGAAAAAAATTAAGGGAATGTAGAGAAGCTAAGGGACTATCACAAAATGATCTGGCCAAGCTTCTAAACACCAATCATTCTATCATTGGCAAGTATGAGCGTGATGAAGTCAAACCTTCTATTGATGTCGTCAAGAACCTCGTTGATGAACTCGATACTTCTGTAGGATTCTTACTTGGAGAAAGTAATGACACCAATCTCCTTAAAGATCCTGCCATGCTCCAACGATTCAATGAGATTAATCAGCTTCCAGACAAAGACAAGGAAACCGTCTTTACCCTGTTAGACGCTTTCCTCGCTAATAATAAATTAAGGGCTATTCTAAAGTAAATAATTTATGGATCATCCAATCGCAGTTTCTTATCATGATGTCCTCTTAAGAAATGGTTTCATTGAAGAACTTCAACCTAATGAAATTTCCAATAATCGGCCATTCAGTATTTACATACGCAAAGCAAATAATGATGAAGGAGTTGATGCTGTCGAAGTGGAAGCATATTTGTCCTTTTGGAGATTAAGATATAATGGAAAATCTATTAAACTTGATGCTCTAGTACTATCTAAACACATTCACGATTCTGACCAAGAGAGGAATGATGATGTCAATCATCACTCCTTAATTAACCTCCAAAAGGCTTTTGATGATTTGAGTATTGATTTATTACTTACTTAAATTTCCAAAATCTTTTGTGTTATTTACTGCTTGTTAGTTACGAATCGAACAACTGGGGTATCACATCTGGGAAAAATAAAATCATTTCTATAGGAAATAAAATTACCCAAAGAATCAATTATCATTAAGTCATCATTATTGCAAATCCCAGCATTTTTCGGCCAAGCTTTTTCATCTTTGGCAGATGTAATAAAGTATTTCTCCACTCCAGTAAAAAAATATATAGTATTACACCCTATTTTTGTCTTAGGTACTATTTTCGAAAAAATTAATCTTTTGTTTCTTGTATTGTTAAAATTGAATATTGCAAATCCATTATAGGTATTATAATAATCAACCATTACACTACAATGACAATCCAAATTGCTTCTTTTAATGTATAATACAATTTCTTTCTTTAATTCAGTATTTATCTCATAATATTCAGAATTTGAATCGTCTAGCTTGTTAGAATTACACCCAAATAAAATCCATAATCCAAAAGTTATAAATAATATTGTTTCAATTTTCATCTTTTAGGAAATTTTTTGAAATTATCAATTGTTATTCCAGTGTTTTGTGCTCTATCATTTCCATTTCCATCTATATAATATTTATAAATTTTTCGATTACCGAGTCCAATTGTAAAGCCTAGTTTACTAGGATAATGATCCCTGAGAGTTTTCATATCATCCCCAGATGGAGCATTACCAGAGTTAGGATAGTAGTTATCTCTTGGGTGGGTGTGTACAGTAGCATCAAATTTTTGGTCTAGTCTAGTTATTGGATCTTTGAATTCACCATCACCAATTTTATAACCTGCCTTCCATGGTCGTGAATCACCTCCATCGTTAACCTTGTCAGGAGTTACTAATACTTTGTCGCTTGAAATAAATCCAAATTGTTCCTTACCTGTGTTTTCAGTAATTGAAGTCATGTGGCGAACTGCATCTTGTTGCGAACCAAACAATACACTACCATCTTTCCTATAATTATTCGTCCCTCTACCATCACTTGTTTTTTCAGAATGAGTTGCACCAAGATATCGTTGACCATCTTTCAAAAAGTCTTTTTGGTTATCCTTTGTCAGCTTCTCATCGAACCTCCTATTACAATTCTCATCTTCATACCAATCTCTTCCATCAGGATCAATAAATCTTATAGGGTTATTAGCTGTATAGGCAAAAGGATTATAGTCAGGATGTTTCTCTGTCATTGGATCGACCCCATACCACATCTGTACACTTTTTTTCTAACCTCTAGGATGTCTTTACATCCCTTCTACAAATATATGACCTTTTTTCTTTCAATTGAACTATTAATTGAAGTTGATTAGTTGAGATACTTTCCGGGTTCGATTCCTTCCCCGATTACCAAAGTATATAGTAAAGAATCAGTAGGGATTTCGCAATTACTTTTGATTTTTCAATTCCTGACGGCCTTTTCAATTGAAAAAAAAGTTTAGCTCTTTTTATTGTGGTTCTACGTTTTTTTTGAGAAGGATACATTTCAAGCTTAATGATCTCTTAAGCAATCTAAAGCGGCGCGAGGTCTTGCTTTGTCAAGGTTTTCGGAAGAAAAATTTTAGTGTGTTGATTTTGTGTGTGAGCAAAAATTTTCTTCCAAAACCCGAAGGGCTTGACCTTTACAAAGCTGTGGGTTGGCAGCTAGCTTTGCTCAAGAGATCATTAAGCTATTTGAGGTTTTAACTACTCTTTGATATTTATGTACTGCATTTTATTATGGGTACGGCGGCTGGACTGGCGGTGCCGCAGGGCGAACAGGAAGCTTAAGAATGTAGCCTCAGCATTGCATGGATCTTGTGCGATGGACAGTGCTGAGACTACAGGCGGCTTCCGTGCGGATCGTCAATACAATGCCTTTAAAACTATAAAATCTTATTATATTGACGATACGAGCCCAGCGGCCAGCAGGCCGCCCGAAACGATTCAGGCTGCGATGGATCTTGTACTCTATGAAGAATTGAATAGTGTACAAGAGACAGGAAAGCAGCCGTGTGGCGGTGCTCAGTCTGACTGCATATAGCGTGACAAAGACGCTCCTGTAATCAGGAGTGTCTGTTACTCGACGCAAGGAGAGTATGGCGCGATATATGCCGAAGACTGTCCCACCGCCACGCCGCTTAACCTGCTTTTTAATCGTGGTTCTTCTTTTTGCAGACAGTTCTGCTTCTTTGCGAAGACGAGATGTTTTTTATACGTCATCTGGTTTAAAGCCGATTTGTTTTCTTGGTGGATTCGGTTGTTCTAGTAGCTCATTTAATGCAGTAAATATAATTTGAATATCACCACTGTTATTTACAACTTGCTTTTCTAATTGCTCTAATTTTAATAGGATATCCTTGTGAGTCAGAACCATTTCTCTTAATCTTGTAAAAACTCTTACGATTTGTATGTTTACTTCAATAGCTCGTTCACTGTTGAGGACACTTGCAAGCATTACAACACCGTATTCTGTAAATGCATAAGGTAAATTTGGAGAATATTTTAAATTATTGAGGTGGTCGCAATTTGCGACTACCTCTGATTTCTCAATACCTGTTAATTGAAACATAAAATCTTCAGGGAAGCGTGTATGATTTCTCTTTACTTGTTCATTCAACCTCTTTGTTGTTACTCCATATAATTCTGCAATGTCTTTATCGATCATTACTTTTTTCCCTCTTATCAGTAAGATCTTACTTTCAACTATTCTATCTGGAATGCTTGGTTTTTTTGTCATATTATTTTCAATTTACAAAGATAATGGTTTGATATTATATTTTTGCCTATTGTAACACCTTCCCGCCTATTGAAGGGGATGTATTTTGCTAATACTAACTTTCAATTCCTCTAATCCACTTTGCTTATATTCTTCCGTACTGCCACTTCGCTTATGTCCTGCAAATACCTGAACTACTCGGATATCATTATTCTGTTTCAGATAATTGGCGATAACGCTTTGACGTATTTTTATGGGAAGTAGTTTTTCTCTTTTATTTTTTTTGTAATTGATGATGCGATTGATTTGTCCTGGTGATGATGCTTGTCCTTTTTTATTTTCGAATAAATATATTTGTTCCTGATGTTCTCTGATATAATCACTGATCAACAATATTTGATTTGCTTTTAAAGCCAATGTCCTTGCATTATTCTTTTTGCTTCCGCCTATATGTACATTGGCTTCTATGAGATTTATATCGGTGATTTTTAGATTCACCAGTTCCCTCACCGTTAATGCCTGATAGATTAATAATCCAATGATGATCTCATCTCTGGTTTGATTCTTTTTATCATTGGATCGATGTTCTTTTAATAAGTTTTCTAATTGTTCTGTAGTGTATAAATTCTCTATCTCTATGCTTCGGTTGATTTGATCTCGTAGATATAACTTCTCACATGGATGATCTTTTCTGACTTCCATTTCTACTAAGTACCGATAGTATATTTTTATAGCAAAAAGGTGATTTCGCAAACTCTTTGGATGAAGATTACTCTTTCTTAGATAACTCACATATCCCATTATGTCATGATAGTTCGCTCTTTGAGCTTTACTTTGCATATACGCCCTATATTTATTAATCATATTCTCATAGCCTTTTGTTGATGATGCGCTGTAATGTTCATTTAAATATTCTAGTATTTTTATCATATAT
This region of Candidatus Vicinibacter affinis genomic DNA includes:
- a CDS encoding ORF6N domain-containing protein is translated as MTKKPSIPDRIVESKILLIRGKKVMIDKDIAELYGVTTKRLNEQVKRNHTRFPEDFMFQLTGIEKSEVVANCDHLNNLKYSPNLPYAFTEYGVVMLASVLNSERAIEVNIQIVRVFTRLREMVLTHKDILLKLEQLEKQVVNNSGDIQIIFTALNELLEQPNPPRKQIGFKPDDV
- a CDS encoding ORF6N domain-containing protein produces the protein MPDRIVESKILLIRGKKVMIDKDIAELYGVTTKRLNEQVKRNHTRFPEDFMFQLTGIEKSEVVANCDHLNNLKYSPNLPYAFTEYGVVMLASVLNSERAIEVNIQIVRVFTRLREMVLTHKDILLKLEQLEKQVVNNSGDIQIIFTALNELLEQPNPPRKQIGFKPDDV
- a CDS encoding tyrosine-type recombinase/integrase codes for the protein MIKILEYLNEHYSASSTKGYENMINKYRAYMQSKAQRANYHDIMGYVSYLRKSNLHPKSLRNHLFAIKIYYRYLVEMEVRKDHPCEKLYLRDQINRSIEIENLYTTEQLENLLKEHRSNDKKNQTRDEIIIGLLIYQALTVRELVNLKITDINLIEANVHIGGSKKNNARTLALKANQILLISDYIREHQEQIYLFENKKGQASSPGQINRIINYKKNKREKLLPIKIRQSVIANYLKQNNDIRVVQVFAGHKRSGSTEEYKQSGLEELKVSISKIHPLQ
- a CDS encoding tyrosine-type recombinase/integrase; translated protein: MNWLKVKYYQEQIEKYKNHLNTLGYNAHGVRIKCNQLAEFFEQQQIRGIEQVEEITEENIRTYYNYICNRPNKRNGSILNPKTIHEYMSVVESYFNMRLQYGEIEINPVSTIKIPYPKHKTDRAILSQSEIIELYTHTESLLERAILSLAYGCGLRVSEMVQCNMDDIKIKEGVLIVPRGKNNKRRVMPLSPGVIKDLDDYLNEVRIYENTKESQSFILNQRGRRMQKDTYNRILKMIIHRTANERIKNKTISIHNLRHSIASHLLEGGMPLQQVRQFLGHDQMETTEIYTHIQQRQIKKMIDDI
- a CDS encoding helix-turn-helix transcriptional regulator; amino-acid sequence: MSSFGKKLRECREAKGLSQNDLAKLLNTNHSIIGKYERDEVKPSIDVVKNLVDELDTSVGFLLGESNDTNLLKDPAMLQRFNEINQLPDKDKETVFTLLDAFLANNKLRAILK
- a CDS encoding tyrosine-type recombinase/integrase, which translates into the protein MIKILEYLNEHYSASSTKGYENMINKYRAYMQSKAQRANYHDIMGYVSYLRKSNLHPKSLRNHLFAIKIYYRYLVEMEVRKDHPCEKLYLRDQINRSIEIENLYTTEQLENLLKEHRSNDKKNQTRDEIIIGLLIYQALTVRELVNLKITDINLIEANVHIGGSKKNNARTLALKANQILLISDYIREHQEQIYLFENKKGQASSPGQINRIINYKKNVRKNISKVD